In Triticum aestivum cultivar Chinese Spring chromosome 5B, IWGSC CS RefSeq v2.1, whole genome shotgun sequence, the following proteins share a genomic window:
- the LOC123112694 gene encoding uncharacterized protein, producing MEVAAEAGAYEEMLRVVEACAARIRWRLRPQSKRRLLNDITFLCTGLRPVILMDYGGMMPQLQENLCSLLHHARQEASILNPLRVMVMKDMLYLIHAEGLAEHVSPNARSQHQLAFVDLEKSCCELLANTEKNETMLELLSIQDRFSAAFPLEVDVEPGTTKQKSGLPERATDMECAGISIPDTTSLVVDLSAFLEGTQIALPSLNGWLLGYPVTYLFRNESGEVATQNLSKHSLHIYRIYMVRNRNSDAKQSEEELLSFSVPCDMSVKRNEEPWAKAFLARMNGKLERCSHVWASVRLEIEVFQSQSGVIVL from the exons atggaggtggcggcggaggcgggggcGTACGAGGAGATGCTGCGGGTGGTGGAGGCCTGCGCTGCCCGCATCCGGTGGCGCCTCCGCCCCCAGTCTAAGCGCCGCCTGCTTAACG ATATCACGTTCCTCTGCACCGGGTTGCGGCCTGTGATATTGATGGACTACGGCGGCATGATGCCTCAGCTACAGGAGAACCTCTGCAGCCTGCTGCACCATGCTCGGCAG GAAGCAAGCATATTGAATCCACTAAGGGTGATGGTTATGAAAGATATGCTCTACTTGATTCACGCAGAAGGACTTGCTGAACATGTGTCACCAAATGCAAGGTCACAGCACCAGCTAGCTTTTGTGGACCTAGAGAAAAGCTGTTGCGAA CTGCTTGCAAACACAGAAAAGAACGAAACCATGTTGGAGCTTTTATCGATCCAAGATCGTTTTTCAGCTGCATTCCCTCTTGAAGTAGATGTAGAGCCTGGAACAACAAAGCAAAAGTCAGGACTTCCAGAGAGAGCAACTGATATGGAGTGCGCTGGCATCAGCATTCCCGACACGACCTCACTGGTTGTTGATCTGAGTGCCTTCCTAGAGGGTACCCAAATTGCACTGCCTTCTCTGAATGG GTGGCTCTTGGGTTATCCTGTAACATATTTGTTTCGCAACGAAAGTGGTGAGGTGGCCACTCAGAATCTCTCCAAGCACTCTCTTCATATCTATAGGATATATATGGTCAG AAATCGCAATTCAGATGCTAAACAGTCAGAAGAGGAACTATTGAG TTTTTCAGTTCCGTGTGACATGAGCGTGAAACGCAACGAAGAACCATGGGCCAAGGCATTTCTAGCTCGCATGAATGGGAAGCTCGAGCGATGCAGCCATGTCTGGGCGTCGGTGCGGTTGGAGATCGAGGTCTTCCAAAGCCAGTCGGGGGTCATCGTGCTATAG
- the LOC123112695 gene encoding trigger factor, which yields MELSISMGGSAVATGLVNLKMVNHKCTRGLGRQLQFSHDVPSSVCLMIFNKEFSKRINHKVCGALQAVSPVQCTENPTQAPVAFKDFHVSVLTEEDGVIETQIRVTISSKMTDSVFEKVLSKHIAAAQPLPGFRRLKGGKTPNVPKEVALHLIGPSKVKKAAIKKIINRAVAEYVEKENLDAAKNLKVLQSYEELEATFEPGKEFCFDAAVHLTGS from the exons ATGGAGTTATCCATTTCCATGGGAGGCTCTGCTGTGGCAACGGGCCTCGTGAATCTCAAG ATGGTGAATCACAAATGCACCAGGGGCCTTGGACGTCAACTTCAGTTTTCACATGATGTACCATCTTCTGTGTGCCTGATGATATTTAACAAAGAATTCTCAAAACG AATCAACCACAAAGTTTGCGGAGCGCTTCAGGCAGTATCTCCAGTACAAT GTACAGAAAATCCCACGCAAGCGCCGGTAGCCTTTAAAGATTTTCATGTGTCTGTGCTTACTGAAGAAGATGGAGTGATAGAG ACACAGATACGAGTAACTATTAGCAGTAAAATGACGGATTCTGTCTTTGAGAAAGTCTTATCAAAGCATATTGCCGCGGCACAACCACTTCCAGGATTTCGGCGACTGAAAGGAG GGAAAACTCCAAAT GTACCAAAAGAAGTCGCTCTGCACTTGATTGGACCGTCAAAAGTGAAGAAAGCAGCCATCAAGAAAATCATCAACCGCGCAGTCGCTGAATATGTTGAAAAG GAGAACCTTGACGCGGCAAAGAACCTGAAGGTTCTGCAAAGCTACGAGGAGCTCGAGGCCACGTTCGAACCTGGAAAAGAGTTCTGCTTCGACGCGGCTGTCCATCTAACAGGAAGCTGA
- the LOC123112693 gene encoding proteasome subunit beta type-4, which produces MDGSHSHAAGGGEGTQRTLNPYVTGNSVIAMKYKDGVIMACDTGASYGSTLRYKSVERIKEVGKHSLIGGSGEFSDFQEILRYLDELTLNDHMWDDGNSLGPKEIHAYLTRVMYNRRNKFDPLWNSLVLGGVKKGPKGDEKYLGMVNMIGTHFEENHIATGFGNHMAIPILRGEWREDMTFEEAVKLIEKCLLVLLYRDRSSINKFQIAKITTEGSTIYPPYALKTNWGFAAFENPSKGAVGTW; this is translated from the exons ATGGACGGATCCCACTCCCACGCGGCCGGAGGCGGCGAGGGGACGCAGAGGACGCT GAACCCCTATGTGACCGGTAACTCGGTGATTGCAATGAAATACAAGGATGGTGTGATCATGGCATGTGACACTGGAG CCTCCTATGGGTCAACTCTGCGATACAAGAGTGTGGAGCGTATCAAGGAGGTTGGTAAGCATAGTCTTATTGGAGGGAGTGGGGAGTTCAGTGATTTCCAGGAGATTCTGCGGTATCTGGATGAACTGAC TCTGAATGATCATATGTGGGATGATGGGAACTCATTGGGCCCCAAGGAAATCCATGCATACCTGACAAGAGTGATGTACAACCGGCGCAATAAGTTTGACCCTCTGTGGAACTCCCTGGTGCTTGGTGGAGTGAAGAAGGGCCCAAAGGGCGATGAGAAGTATCTTGGCATG GTTAACATGATTGGTACACACTTTGAGGAGAACCACATTGCCACTGGATTTGGGAACCACATGGCAATCCCAATACTTCGTGGTGAGTGGCGTGAGGACATGACCTTTGAAGAAGCTGTTAAGCTGATTGAGAAGTGCCTGCTGGTTTTGTTGTACCGTGACCGGTCATCCATCAACAAGTTCCAG ATTGCCAAGATCACGACCGAGGGATCGACCATCTACCCGCCGTACGCCCTGAAGACCAACTGGGGATTTGCCGCCTTCGAGAACCCATCCAAGGGTGCTGTAGGAACATGGTAG